Below is a window of Campylobacter canadensis DNA.
GAAATTTAGTATGTTCTCATTTATGCCCTTTAGGTGCTTTTTATAGCTTGATAAGTAGATATTCTTTACTTAAGATAACATACAATTTAGATAAATGCACAAAATGTGCAAAATGTATTAATATTTGCCCAGAACCGCAAGTTTTAAACCTAGTAACAAAGTATTCAGGAAAGGTTTTAAACCCTGAGTGTATTAAATGTGCTAGATGTGTTGATGTTTGCGATGATGATGCAATTAATTTTAATTTAATTAATTTTGTGAAAGGAAAAAAATGAAAAAGTTAATACTTAGTTTAAGTGCTTGTTTGTGCTTAAGTGCTGCAAGCGTTAGCGATACTCAAATTGGACTTAGAAAACATTCTTTAGAAGATGAAAAAAGTTTGAATATTAATAATTTTTCATATTCAGATAAAGAACCAGGAGAAGCGCAAAGATTTGAAAGAGCTTACCAAAATGCTCCACCACAAATTCCACATAGTGTTGAAGATTTATTGCCAATTACTCAAGAGCTAAATATGTGTCTTAGCTGTCATGATTTAGGCAAAGATAATGAAAGAAAGGTGCTTGAAGAAAGTGAAGCAACTCCTATTCCAGCATCTCATTATTATGATTTAAGAAATGATAAATCTTTAGCAGAAGTATCACCTTCAAGATACAATTGTGTTCAATGCCACGCACCACAAGCTAATCTTGATCCTGCTGTAAAAAATACTTTTAAACCAGATTTTAAAAATGATTTAGATAAGCACAGGTCAAATCTTTTAGATGTGTTAAATGAAGGTTTATAAGCTTTTTTTTATTTTACTTGCGAATGTTTTATTCGCAAGTGAGCTTTCTTTGGATAAATTACAATATTTGCAATTACCTTGCAATTTAAATGCAATTAGTGATGATTATTTAGCTTGTGATAATGGTTATGTTTTAGATAAAAATGCAAATATTATTAAAGATTTAAAGGAAAAAATTGTTTTTATTGATAATTTTGAAGATAATTTATTAATATTAACTCAAGCCAATGATTATAAAAAACTTTATTTAAATGATAAGGTTGTAAAGCTTTCTAATGCTATAAATTATGCGTATTTAGGTAAAAATGAGATATATTTAAGTTCTTTAGCTAGTGAATTATTTATATTTGATTTTTCGTTAAAGGAGCTTTTTAAGCTGCATTTTTCTAATGCAAGCATAGGAGCAATGGCGATTAATGAAAATAGAAACAAGCTTGTCTTAGGTTTAGAAAGCGGTGCATTAATATTGTTTGATACTTTAGATAAAAGTTACAAAATAAAAGAAGTTCATAAAGATAATATTTACTCGCTCTCATTTAAAAAACATAGAATTTTAAGTTCAAGTACCGATAGAAAAGTGCTTTTAAGCGATGAGAATTTAAATGAGATTAGTAGTTTAACGAGTGATAATTTAATTTATTTTTGTGTGCTTACTGATAAATCTTTTGCTTATTCTTGTGATGTTGAAAATAATATTTGCATTGATGATATAAAAATTAATATAGGAAATTTATATTTAAATTCTTTGTATTTTTATGATAATAAGCTATATTTAAATTCTTATTCAAATAAACTTTATTACAAGGAAATAAAATGATTTCATCTTTAGTAGTTAGTGCAAAGAGTGAATTTAAAGAAGAGATAAAAAATATAAAAAAAGCAAGTTTAGAGCAAGAGCTTGATAATAAATTTATAGTTATTATTGAAGCTTTAAATTTAGATGAAACTTTAAATATTTTTAATCAAATTAAAAAATTAGCAAGTGTAATAGATTTAAATATGGTGTTTTGCGAAGAAGAAGAAAATAATTTAGATTTTAATGCTCAAGAGATTGCAGATAAAGTAAATAATTTACAAGATGCAAAAGATATCGAATATTACGGAAGTATTTATAAAAAATATTAATTTGCCCAAAAAAGGGCAAAAATTAAAATTTATAAGCTAAGCCTAAACCAAATTTAACAGACGAATTAAGACAATTATCATAAGCTAAATACGCATTTGCACTTATATTATTTGCAAATTCATATCCTGTATGAAGCTTTAATTCTATACCATCAGCATTATATGAATTAATAGAGCTTGTATAAAAATTATAAGCTAAACTAAGCCCATAATTAAACTGATTATAAAAAGCAAGGGCATTAGCACCAAGATAAAGATTTAACAAGCTTTTAGAATTGCTAAAATTAAAAATAGATATTTTGTAATTTGCAAGTCCTAATCCAGCTAAGGCATTAATATGTATTTTTGTATTAAATAATTCATTTGTTACTAAGCCATATCCTGCTAAAACTCTTGCTCCTAAAAGCTTTGCATTAATATTAGTTGATATATCTTCTTTTTTATAATAAAGATTAGCACCATACACAAAATCAGCATTATTTTCTTGATAATTTTGCATATTTATATTAAATTCAAAGGCAGAATTTGAGCCAACATAAATACTAGTATCAGCATAATTAAATGCAAAAGCACTTGTGCTAATTGCACAAAGGCTAAGCACAGAAAGAAGGTTTTTTTTCATTTTTATCCTTTTAATTTGTAGTTGTTTTTAAATAAGCTGCAGCACAATCTTTGCTTAATTCTCTTATTTTTAGCATATAATCTTGTCTTTGAGTTACTGAAATAGCCCCTCTTGCATCAAGAGTATTAAATAAATGTGCGCAAAGCATACAAAAATCATAAGCAGGCAAACTAAGCCCTTTATCTAAAATAGCTCTTGCTTCTTTAAAGCTTTCATCAAACATAGCATTTAAACTACTTGCATTTGCTAGTTCAAAATTATATTTTGAATATTCAAATTCTCCTAATTTATGCACATCAGCATAACTTAATCCACCGCCCCATTCAATATCATAAACGCTATTTTTATCTTGCAAATACATAGCAATTCTTTCTAAGCCATAAGTAATTTCAGCGCTTATTAACTCACAAGCAAAACCGCCAACTTGTTGAAAATATGTAAATTGTGTTACTTCCATTCCATCAAGCCATACTTCCCAACCAAGTCCATTTGCTCCAAGAGATGGGCTTTCCCAGTTATCTTCAATAAAGCGAATATCGTGTTTGCTTAAATCAAGCCCTAAAGCCTTTAACGAATTTAAATATAAATCTTGAATATTTAAAGGACTTGGTTTCATTAAAACTTGAAATTGATAATAAGCCCCTAAGCGGTTAGGGTTTTCACCATATCTTCCATCGGTCGGTCTTCTTGATGGTGCTACATAGCAAACATTATGCTCTTTTCTTCCAAGTGATTTTAAAAATGTTTGCGGATGAAATGTTCCTGCACCTGCAGGAAAATCATAAGGTTGAATTAATGCACAACCATTATCGCACCAATATTTTTGTAAATTTAAGATAATTTGCGAGAAAGTCATTTTTATCCTTTTTTTAAAGTCTTTTGCACATTTTAATAAGTCTTTTTTAATTGCTGTTAATTTAAAGGCAGTTTTATGCAAAATGCCTTAGGATTGTTTTTGTAAAAAAGCTCACCTTTATGTGCATTTATTATTTGTTTGCTTAGTGCTAAACCAAGTCCATTACCTTTTAATTTAGTTGTGCTAAAGGCGTTAAAGAGATTTTTTGTATTTGTAATTTCTTTAGCACTATCAAAGACACTAATTAAATAAAAATCTTTATTTTTTTTAGCATTTATTTTTATTTGTCCTTTATTTTCTGCTAATTCATCACAAGCATTGTAAATTAGATTTGATAATACAATTAGCATTAAGGCTTTATCTGCTTTAATCATCACATTTGAAAAATTACAAGAAAATTCTAATTCTTTGTTTTGATTATATGAAAAAAATATTTTAAAACATTCAGCACTTAATTCTTTAGCGTTAAATATACTTGTTGAAAGCTTTAATTCTTTTGTAAATAACAAAATACTAGTTATATTTCTTTCTACTCTTTTAATAGCATCTTTCATTTGTATAACTATATGCTTTTGTTCATAAGATATTTTTGCTGCTAAAACATCAGCTAATAAAGAAATTGAACCTATTGGGTTTCTTATTTCATGGGCTAAAGAAGCTGCAACCTGACCCATACTTACTAGCCTTTCGTTTCTTTTTTCTGTTGTTATATTTGTTGCTAAAATAAGTGTTTTTTGATGATATTTAATACATTTAATTTGATAAAAATCATCATTAAATTCTAATTCGTAATGCTCGTTATTTGTGTTTATTTGTTTAAATAATTCTTCGTTTGCTAAATTATTTTTAAAGACTATTTCATCATTATTTAAAAGCCAAATAGCACTAGGGATAATCTCAATAACTTCATTTAAAATTAGTATTAAATCATCATAAGATTTTCTTAGATTTTTATATTCATTTTCAACGCTATAAGTTTGCTCAATTAAAAGTTGTAAATTATTTAATAAATCTTGTTTGTCGTTAATTTCACTCATAAAAATTCCTTAAAAGAAAAAATATCCTTACATAAAACATTATTATTTTTATTTGCTAATAAATTATTAGAAAAGCCGCTATTTGAAAATAATAAATAATAATCAACCTTTAAATTAAGAAGTTTTGCCTTATTTATTAGCTCATTTAATGTTTTAAGGCATATTTTTTTGCCTTTATATTTTACTTCTCCTAATAAACAAAAATCATCATTATTGTAGTAAATATCGCATTCATAGTCCTTTCCCCAAATACTACTAACATTAAAAATGTTAAATTTATTTTGAGCGTATTCACAAGCTACAAGCTCATAAATAAAGGATAAATATTCGCTAAAATTGTTGATTATTTTATTAAAGGCTCTTTCTTTGTCGTTTAAAATAAGTTTTTCATTAGGTTTTAAAAAATAAAAATAAAATCTAGTGTAATTTGATGTAAAAATAACCTTATTTTGCTGGTAAAATCTTTTATGAATTTTTATTAAATCTTGATTTTTTTCAATTTTTAAAATATTTTTTTTAATTAAATTATGAAAAATTCCTCTTGCTTTAAAACGGGAAATATTTTTATTTATGCTAAATTCTAAGCGAGATTTTTTTGCATATTGGCAAAGTGCTTTTATGTAATCATTGCTAAAGTCATATTCTTTAGGATTGTAATTATTTATTATTTGCTTGATATAAAAATTTATATCATTTAAACTTTTTTCATATTTTTTTTCATCAAATACTGCCCAAAATAAAAAAGCTTCATCTAAATTTAAATGCTTGTTTGCTTTGCAAAAGTCTAAAAATTTTATAATTCATCCTTTGTTTTTGATTTATTTTATTAATAAAAGGTGATTTTATGCAAATACAAGAGCTAAAAAATGATGTTATTTTAGATAAAAATTGCAAATATTTTGATTTTACAGCGAGTGCATTGGCTTTAAATAGCATTGAAAAGCAAATGCAAGAACTTTTAAAATTTTATGCAAATATTCATTCAGATAGTGCAAAACATTCTAAGTTAATGGCAAAAATGTATAAAGAAGCAAAAGATTATCTAAGACAAAGTTTAAAAATCAAAAACGATTATTCAATAATAGCTTGTGGCTTTGGCTCTAGTGCTGCTATTAAAAAATTTCAAGAATTATTAGGAATTTATATTTCACCTGCGGTAAAAGAACAGTATTTTGTAAATATTGATTATGAAAAATTACCACTTGTAATAGTTGGTGCTATGGAGCATCATTCAAATGAGATTAGTTATAGACAAGGTTTATGCAAAACCCATCGCTTAAGTTTAAGAGAGCAAAATAATGACTTGTTTGAATTAGAGCGAATTTGTAAAAGAAATAAGGGTAAAAAAATAATAATAAGCATAAGCGCAGCAAGTAATATAACAGGAATTAGAGCTAACTTAGAAGAAATTAGCAAAATAGCAAAAAAATACAATGCAATCTTAGCGGTTGATGCTAGTGCTTGTATTGCTTATGAAAATATTAATTGTGATTATGATGCGATGTTTTTTTCAGGACATAAAGTTTTAGGTGGGGTTGGAACTTGCGGAATTTTAGTTATTCGTAATAGTTTAATAAAAAACGAAGCTAGTTTTGCAGCAGGTGGAACGGTAAAATATGTTAGTAAAAGCAAAATTGAATTTATTGAAAATAAAGAAGATTTAGAAGAAGGTGGAACTCCTGCTATTACTCAAGTAATAAAACTAGCAAAGGCTTTTAAAATAAGAGATGAAATAAGCTTAAATGTAATTGCAAATAAGGAAAAAGAATTACTAACTTATTTTTTTAGTAAAATAAATCCTTATATTTATAAATATTTTATTGATATTTATGCACAAAATGAAAAAAATCGCATAGCTATAATTTCTTTAAATGTAGCAAATATAAGTCCTTATGTATTAGCAGAATGCTTAAGTAATGATTTTGGTATTGAAAGTAGGGCTGGTTGTGCTTGTGCAGGACCTTATGCGCATGATTTAATGCATTATGTAGATGGGCAAAATTTTTATAATAAACCTGGATTTTTAAGATTATCTTTGCATTATTTGCATGAAAAAGAAGATATTGATTATTTAATTAATGCTTTAATAAGCAGTATTAAAAAAATAAAAGGAGAATAAATGGACTTTTTAACTTCATTAGAAAATATAAAAGAACAAATAAAAGACGACAAAGAAAAAGAAGAGCAAAGAAAAATTATGCAAAAACAAAAGAATTTAGAAGATGAGTTTGCTAACTTTATAAATAATAATTAAATATTTTTATACTATATTTTTAATTTATAATTTTTGTTTTTATTTAAAAATTAATATTATTTTTTAAGCTTAAAATATATTTTTAATCTATAAAAGCAAAAATTATACTACTTTTTTATACTACTTTTTATTAATCAAATTTAACTTAAAATCATTTTTATACTTTAAAAAATAAGGAGAACTTATGAAATTCTTAAAAAAATTATCTACTTCTTTAGTTTTAGCTTCAATGCTTTTAACAAGTGCAAATGCAATTACAGAAGGAGTTGAATACATTACTTTAACTCAAGAAATTCCAAATGCACAAAATAGTGTAATTGAAGTTTGGTCTTATCGTTGCACACATTGTTATGACCACCATAAATTTGGTACTATGACAAAAATTGCTCAAGCTTATCCTGATGCAAAAATGGGATATTTAATTGTACAAAGTATGGGAGATTATGGCGTGCAAGCTGCACATATTTTTGCTTATGCACAAATGCTTGATGAAAAGGCAAATATTTCTTTAAGTGATTCAAACAGTATGTATCATAAGCTTGCTGATGCTTATTTTAAAGCGTATTTTAATAAAAAACAAAGATGGGGTAATGGTGCTGAACCTGATAAATTTTATGCACTTGGTTTAAAAGTGCTTGGAATTACTAAAGCAAATTTAGATGAATTTATAAATTCAAATGAAGGTAAAGCCTTAGTTGAAGCAACATTAATAGCAGACCCAATAAGTAAAAATTTCGGAACACCAGGCTTTGTTGTAAATGGAAAGTATGAAGTAAATGTTGCAAAAATACCATCACCACAGGCTTTAATTGATGTAATTGGAGAATTGTTAAAAAAATAAGGATTAATTATGTTAAAAACAATAAATAGGTGGCAAAACGCTAAATTCTTATGGATTTTAATGATAATTGTAACCGTAGGTTTAACAGCGATTGCACATTATTTTTTTCAAGATTATTTATTTATGGAGCCTTGTGAGCAATGCGTTTATATTAGATTTGCAATGCTTACTATGGCACTTGGTGGAGTAATAGCAATTATTTATCCGCATAATGCAACAAAAATTCTAGCATACAGCCTAGCTTTTTATGGTTGCATTGTTGGTATTGAATTTTGTCTTACTTTAAATCAAATTCATACAGCCGTACATTCTGAAAATCCTTTTGGTGGTGTTGAAGGTTGTAGAGAAATTCCTATTTATCCTTTTGCACTACCTTTGCACGAACTAGCACCTTCTTGGTTTTTACCAACAGGAGAATGCGGACTTGATGCACCTGTAATACCTGAGGATATGTACTCAAGCTTATCAAAATTACAACAAATTTTTGTTGGAAGTGAGCAAAATGATTTTGAAGATGGGCTTTATTCAAATGGTTGGTATTTAATTCCTAGTATGAAGTTTATGAATATGGCAATAGCTTGTTTATTATGTTTTGTTTGTTGCTTAATTGCTTTAGTAATAATGTTTTTAGGCTTTGTTTTTGGTAGTGATTGTAAGTGGGCAAAAATAGGAGGCGGTCTTGTCTTATTACTCGTAATTACACTTTATTTCACAGGCAATATTACTAAACAAAAACACATAGAGCAAATGTCAAACGAAAATACAATTGAGCAAAGACTATAAAGGAGAAAATATGAAAAATCTTATATCTATTATGGCAGCTAGTGTGATTTTTTCACAAGCTGCTTTTGCTATTGGTGGAGCAAGTGGAACAAAATCATACGCAGCACAAGGTAAAATTGGTGCTGTTATTATGAATCCATATAAAGTTGCACCACTTAGTGCAGTTATTTTAAATGGCGGATATGATATTAAAAATGTAAGTGTAAGTGTAAAAGGTAAGCCAAATGGCGGGATTGATATAAATTATAATCCAAGCAATAATTCTATTTTAACTTATGGCGGTATTCCTATTTTTGGGCTTTATGCTGATTATGTAAATAAGGTTGTAGTAAGTTATGAAAGAAGTATTGCAAATTCTAAAAGTGAAAAAATAAGCGAAGAGTATGAAATCTATGCACCGCCAATTTATACTGAAGGCACAGGCACAAACCAACTTGGTGTTTTACCGAAGGCTGTTGTTAGTGTAAAGGCTGATGAGAAGTTTAAAAACAATCTTTATTTAATAAATCATTTAATTAGAGCACCGTTAGCAAATAGCGCACAAGCAGTATGGAATAACCCTGTTGGTGGTGCTATGGAATGGGATTTACAAAGCTATAATTGGATGGTAGATACAAATGGCGATGTTCGCTGGTATTTAAAAAATGATGAAATAAGAAATCCTGATGATATCTATAAAAAAGGTAATATGATGGGCTTTACTCAAGATAAAGATGGAGCTTTATTTTGGGGAATGGGTCAAAGATATATGAAATATGATTTATTAGGAAGAGAGATTTTTAATAAAAGATTACCATCAGCTTATATTGATTTTTCTCATCACATTGAGCATACAAGCAAGGATACTTATTTATTGCGTGTTGCTAGTGCTAATCAAAAAAGAAAAGATAATTCTAATGTAAGAAGCGTAAGAGATGTAATAATTGAAGTTGATAATAATGGCAAGGTTATTGATGAATGGAAATTATATGATATTTTAGACCCTTATAGGGATACAAATTTATTAGTACTTGACCAAGGTGCAGTTTGTCTTAATGTAGATAAAGATAAAGCTGGGCAAACAGTAAATAAAGAAGACTTAGAAGATAAAAATTCTCCATTTGGCGATGTAACAGGCGTTGGAGTTGGTAGAAACTGGGCGCATGTAAATAGTGTAAGTTATGATGATAAAGATGATAGTATTATTATTTCAGTAAGACATCAAAGCGCTATTGTAAAAATAGGTAGAGATAAGAAAATAAAATGGATTTTAGGCGCTCACAAAGGCTGGAGTAAAGAATTTCAAAAATATTTATTACAGCCAGTTGATAGCAAGGGTAAAAAAATAGTTTGTGAAGACGAATACACAAAATGCCCAGGATATGAAAACGATGAAGGTGGATTTGACTTTACTTGGACTCAGCACACTGCTTATTATGTTCCTAGTATGAGTAAAAAGAATGAAATCGTAATAAGTGTATTTGATAATGGCGATACAAGAGGAATGCACCAACCAGCTTTTGCTACAAGCAAATACTCAAGAGCAGTTTTTTATAAAATCAATGAAAAAACAATGAAAGTAGAGCAAATTTGGGAGTATGGTAAGGAGCGTGGTTTTGATTATTATAGTCCTGTAACATCTATTACAGAATATTTTGATAAGACTAAGAGTGTGTTTGTGTATTCAGCCACAGCAGGTCTTGGAAAATATATGCTAAATATAGGAAAAACAGAGCCAATCTTAGATGAAATTGATTATAAAACAAAAAAAGTTTTATTTGAGATGAAGTTTGAAAATATGGGCGGTCAAATAGGTTATAGAGCTTATCCTATTGATGTAAAAAAAGCTTTTGAATAAATTTTATTAAAGGAGGATTATATGAAAAAGTTTATTTCTATTGTTGCAGCTAGTATGATTTTTTCACAGGCTGCTTTTGCTATTGGTGGAGCTAGTGGAGCTAGGATTGATTGGCAAACTCAAGGAAAAATAGGTGCATTAGTGCTTGATGCTTATGGAATTTCGCCTTTAAGTGCGGTTATTTTAAATGGTGGTTATGAATTAAGCGATATTAGTGTAAGTATAGTTCCTAAAAAAGATGGTCAAGAGCTTTCTTATAAAGTTAGCGAAAAAATGGCAAAAACTTATGGAGGAATACCTATTTTTGGTTTATATCCAGCATATTTAAACACCGTTAAAGTAAGTTATACTAAAACAGCAAATAATAAAAGCGAAAAAGTAAAAGATGAGCTTTATAAAATAAGTACTTCAGGTATTA
It encodes the following:
- a CDS encoding aminotransferase class V-fold PLP-dependent enzyme, with the translated sequence MQIQELKNDVILDKNCKYFDFTASALALNSIEKQMQELLKFYANIHSDSAKHSKLMAKMYKEAKDYLRQSLKIKNDYSIIACGFGSSAAIKKFQELLGIYISPAVKEQYFVNIDYEKLPLVIVGAMEHHSNEISYRQGLCKTHRLSLREQNNDLFELERICKRNKGKKIIISISAASNITGIRANLEEISKIAKKYNAILAVDASACIAYENINCDYDAMFFSGHKVLGGVGTCGILVIRNSLIKNEASFAAGGTVKYVSKSKIEFIENKEDLEEGGTPAITQVIKLAKAFKIRDEISLNVIANKEKELLTYFFSKINPYIYKYFIDIYAQNEKNRIAIISLNVANISPYVLAECLSNDFGIESRAGCACAGPYAHDLMHYVDGQNFYNKPGFLRLSLHYLHEKEDIDYLINALISSIKKIKGE
- the dsbI gene encoding protein-disulfide oxidoreductase DsbI codes for the protein MLKTINRWQNAKFLWILMIIVTVGLTAIAHYFFQDYLFMEPCEQCVYIRFAMLTMALGGVIAIIYPHNATKILAYSLAFYGCIVGIEFCLTLNQIHTAVHSENPFGGVEGCREIPIYPFALPLHELAPSWFLPTGECGLDAPVIPEDMYSSLSKLQQIFVGSEQNDFEDGLYSNGWYLIPSMKFMNMAIACLLCFVCCLIALVIMFLGFVFGSDCKWAKIGGGLVLLLVITLYFTGNITKQKHIEQMSNENTIEQRL
- a CDS encoding aryl-sulfate sulfotransferase — translated: MKNLISIMAASVIFSQAAFAIGGASGTKSYAAQGKIGAVIMNPYKVAPLSAVILNGGYDIKNVSVSVKGKPNGGIDINYNPSNNSILTYGGIPIFGLYADYVNKVVVSYERSIANSKSEKISEEYEIYAPPIYTEGTGTNQLGVLPKAVVSVKADEKFKNNLYLINHLIRAPLANSAQAVWNNPVGGAMEWDLQSYNWMVDTNGDVRWYLKNDEIRNPDDIYKKGNMMGFTQDKDGALFWGMGQRYMKYDLLGREIFNKRLPSAYIDFSHHIEHTSKDTYLLRVASANQKRKDNSNVRSVRDVIIEVDNNGKVIDEWKLYDILDPYRDTNLLVLDQGAVCLNVDKDKAGQTVNKEDLEDKNSPFGDVTGVGVGRNWAHVNSVSYDDKDDSIIISVRHQSAIVKIGRDKKIKWILGAHKGWSKEFQKYLLQPVDSKGKKIVCEDEYTKCPGYENDEGGFDFTWTQHTAYYVPSMSKKNEIVISVFDNGDTRGMHQPAFATSKYSRAVFYKINEKTMKVEQIWEYGKERGFDYYSPVTSITEYFDKTKSVFVYSATAGLGKYMLNIGKTEPILDEIDYKTKKVLFEMKFENMGGQIGYRAYPIDVKKAFE
- a CDS encoding chaperone NapD produces the protein MISSLVVSAKSEFKEEIKNIKKASLEQELDNKFIVIIEALNLDETLNIFNQIKKLASVIDLNMVFCEEEENNLDFNAQEIADKVNNLQDAKDIEYYGSIYKKY
- a CDS encoding sensor histidine kinase, translating into MSEINDKQDLLNNLQLLIEQTYSVENEYKNLRKSYDDLILILNEVIEIIPSAIWLLNNDEIVFKNNLANEELFKQINTNNEHYELEFNDDFYQIKCIKYHQKTLILATNITTEKRNERLVSMGQVAASLAHEIRNPIGSISLLADVLAAKISYEQKHIVIQMKDAIKRVERNITSILLFTKELKLSTSIFNAKELSAECFKIFFSYNQNKELEFSCNFSNVMIKADKALMLIVLSNLIYNACDELAENKGQIKINAKKNKDFYLISVFDSAKEITNTKNLFNAFSTTKLKGNGLGLALSKQIINAHKGELFYKNNPKAFCIKLPLN
- a CDS encoding DUF234 domain-containing protein, with product MIKFLDFCKANKHLNLDEAFLFWAVFDEKKYEKSLNDINFYIKQIINNYNPKEYDFSNDYIKALCQYAKKSRLEFSINKNISRFKARGIFHNLIKKNILKIEKNQDLIKIHKRFYQQNKVIFTSNYTRFYFYFLKPNEKLILNDKERAFNKIINNFSEYLSFIYELVACEYAQNKFNIFNVSSIWGKDYECDIYYNNDDFCLLGEVKYKGKKICLKTLNELINKAKLLNLKVDYYLLFSNSGFSNNLLANKNNNVLCKDIFSFKEFL
- a CDS encoding thiol:disulfide interchange protein DsbA/DsbL → MKFLKKLSTSLVLASMLLTSANAITEGVEYITLTQEIPNAQNSVIEVWSYRCTHCYDHHKFGTMTKIAQAYPDAKMGYLIVQSMGDYGVQAAHIFAYAQMLDEKANISLSDSNSMYHKLADAYFKAYFNKKQRWGNGAEPDKFYALGLKVLGITKANLDEFINSNEGKALVEATLIADPISKNFGTPGFVVNGKYEVNVAKIPSPQALIDVIGELLKK
- a CDS encoding nitrate reductase cytochrome c-type subunit, which translates into the protein MKKLILSLSACLCLSAASVSDTQIGLRKHSLEDEKSLNINNFSYSDKEPGEAQRFERAYQNAPPQIPHSVEDLLPITQELNMCLSCHDLGKDNERKVLEESEATPIPASHYYDLRNDKSLAEVSPSRYNCVQCHAPQANLDPAVKNTFKPDFKNDLDKHRSNLLDVLNEGL
- the glyQ gene encoding glycine--tRNA ligase subunit alpha, with the protein product MTFSQIILNLQKYWCDNGCALIQPYDFPAGAGTFHPQTFLKSLGRKEHNVCYVAPSRRPTDGRYGENPNRLGAYYQFQVLMKPSPLNIQDLYLNSLKALGLDLSKHDIRFIEDNWESPSLGANGLGWEVWLDGMEVTQFTYFQQVGGFACELISAEITYGLERIAMYLQDKNSVYDIEWGGGLSYADVHKLGEFEYSKYNFELANASSLNAMFDESFKEARAILDKGLSLPAYDFCMLCAHLFNTLDARGAISVTQRQDYMLKIRELSKDCAAAYLKTTTN